The stretch of DNA ATTATCTCTCTCAAAATTTCTCCACGATATAGCACTTAACTGGAATTTGTCTTCATCTCTTGTACTAGCATCAAAATATTTATCAATCATCATAGGACTAATCTCTTCTAGAGAGAATTCTTCCAATTCAATGCCTTTGCTAAATAAACCGCCATATTTTTCAGATAACAGTGTTCCAAAAAATTCCCCGCTGCCTTTATCTTGTCCACAACCCGCATATTCTAGATGTTGATAGCAAATCAAGCTTTTTGCCAAAGACCCAGCTAAAGGCTTAAAATATTTGTCAAATAGATGATATAAATCATCTAAACTATTAACACTTGCCTTGCAATATTTAAACACAAATATTATACTAAGAACTGATATTTGTTCTATAGTTAGTCGTGATACGACTTCTAATGATTCATTCAACACAATTTGAATAATTGATCTATTATCATACTTCGTCCTATTAACCAGCAAATCAACTAATAAATGTCCCAATTCCTCATCCCCATATCTAGCATATTGCTTCTGTACTAAATATAAAGAATATTGAAAATCTGGTGTATTGGCTAATTGCATACCTTCTGGATATTCGTCCACCATTCTCTTAAGAAATGTTTCAGTAATTTCTTCTGCACGTTCCTGTGCAATACTTTTTGCTTCATGTTGCATCTCTAAAAAATTATATTTAAAGATGTCTAATGCAATTTGTCGAACTTCTGTATATGATATGCCATTATTAATTGTCAAGTTTTTAGCTTGATAATTAATTGTCCCATCTTCACCCTTTTGGCTTAATCTCATTATTATCGTTCTCCCCATCGCTGTAGCTTATCTTCATATCATTACCAGATTGATAACCTTTTGAATTTTTACCTATTTTTTGTTTCATGGAAACAGATTTTGTGCTTTTTTTCCACCCTATTATTGCAATTGGGATAGCTACTAACAACCCACTAAATAGCCACTCCTTATTTTCAATTATCCATTTCACCATATTCCTCCTAATAATGCGTTAATATCGCAAATCAATGTCATATATACTTTTATTTTATTATATCATATACATTGTTTTGTAGAAATCTTATTTTTCGCTATATTCAGTTTTCAATGTGCATTTTTGTATTATTTACTCCATAAGTTTTCATCATTCGGTACCCGCTAACACAAGCTATCTATAAAATACATTGATTATTCAGCATATTTAAACCCTTACTTGTGTTACAGCCCCCCCTATTAGTAAGGAGGGGGGCAAAGAAATTCTTATATTTTCTTGATTTATTAACTCTTTAAACATCTCACTTTTGACCTCATTAATCTTCTATGTATTCTGATACACATTAAGCCCTTACAATAACATGTATTATCTGGATTCTTGCACCACCAATTGTCACTATTTCTATTAATTTCTTGACCACATATTTTACACTTCAATTATGTCACCTCACATTATCTCTTTTCGAAAATAAACATGGAACTGTAGTTACTTTTGTACCACATTTACCACCATACAAATAACAGTTAGAGCATTTAAGACATTCCCAACTTACTACTAATATCAATTGTCCTTGTATGTAATCTAATGACGTAATTTCATCTTTATAAATTCCAACCCGATTATACATATCTAATAATTCTTTAATTCGCTTATGTCGTTTTGTTTTGTTAACTTGTAACATCAAATATCACCTCACATTATTCACGAAAGCAACCTTTCGTGTATAGTAACAGACCTTGGGACACCAATTTTGCACTAAAAAAAGAAACCTTTAAAGATTCCCTTAAAATATGTTGCCATTGCCATGGCAGTATTTAATTATTTTACAGTCTCATTTTTTCGAGGTTCATCAGCACAAGCAGAATTGCCAACTAATTAATGTTTTTACAGATGAATTTTCCAGCAATTTCTTATACAGCTTCCAACTGTTTAATTGGCTTCTAAAGCCAAGATAACTACCTATAGTTTTATTATAAATCCTGTTTTCACATCATCTTTAAACCCTGCACTCTTATAAAAATTCAATGTTTCTTTTTTCTTCGAACCAGTTAACAACATAACTTTATAACAATGATTATCCTTTGCTATATCTACGGCCATCTTAAGTACACTCTTACCAAGCCCCCGATTTCTGTGTTCTGAATGCGTGACTACATTTTCAATCAATCCATAAAAACGCATTCCTCTAGTTAAATTCTTAATGATTGAAATAGTACATGTAGACACCAATAACCCGTCTTTCTCAGCAACTATATAATATAAATTAGGGTCTTCATATATACTATCCCATAAATCATATAAAGCTTTACAATCTTCTAATTCTAAGTCTCCATTCTCTAAATGCTTGTATAAATTTAGCAAATCTCTTAACTCTTCTTTTCTTATCAGTCTTATTATATACTCACTACTCATATTCTCCTCCATATTACTAATGACCTGTATTTTTGAAGTGCGTAATATTGTTACTTATTCTTCATCTTTCGCTAAATTATCAAGATCTTCTCCACTGATACGATATACTGTCCATTCATCCATTGCCACGGCACCTAAATTCTTGTAAAAATTTATTGATGATTCATTCCAATCTAAGCACCACCACTCCAACCTTCCACATCCTCTTTCTTTCGCTACTTTTCCTAAAAAAGATATCATTATCTTTCCTAGCCCTTTCCCTCTCATATCTGGTCTGATATATAAATCTTCTAGATATATTCCTGCTTGCCCTAGAAATGTCGAAAAATTATGGAAAAACAACGCAAATCCAATTGGCTCATTGTTATATTCTCCTATTATTACTTCTGCTGACCTTCGTCTAAACAATGCATCATATAGAACCTCTTCTGTTGCTACTACTTGATCCAATAAATCCTCATACTCAGCCAGTTCTCTAATAAATCTAAGAATAATACCTACATCATCTTCTTTTGCAAATCTTATCGTAAAATTCTTATCTTTGGTTTTCATTTTCATACCCATTATTCACCTCTTTAACCCTCATTATCGACTATGTAGTCTAACTTTAAATTTGCTGCACCAGTATTTGAAATGTCACATAATGGTAGCGTGTTCACGACTTTCGTCTGACCTTCTTACCATATATTCTTGAGGAGTCAAAATCTCAGGTAATTCCAGGTGATGTTGTTCAGGGCAACTAATAATAGCCAAAAATTATGCTATTTCGCTACTGGATATTAGATTCAAAACACCTTGTTTCACTGATTGTAGTATAAAATCTATAAATGGTAGGAAAGCTTTTCTGCAATTTTACCAACACGCTCATAAGTAATCAATTCACATAATTTTTCAGTTGCTTTTCCAAATTTGCGGTATAGAAAGTTAAACAAAAAATAAGCTACTCGTTGTTTATGTGTCTTTGGCATCCTTCTAAATATATTTTTTGTAGAGTAAATTTGTTTATAAATCCATATGTATCCATTATAAAGTTCTTCAGCTGTCATATTTTGTGGCTTAAATACAACATTAGCAGTATTGTACTTTGAAAAGTCAAAATTTGTGATTCTTCCATTTTTGACGAACTCATCATAAACTTTAGTTCCGGGATACGGCGTAAGTATATGAGAAGTAACCGTTTCGATTTTATTCTTTACGATCCAGTCCAACGTCGTCTGAAACGTTGTAACATCATCCTCATCTAGACCAAAAACAAAACTAGCATTAATCATTATTTCACGCTTATGAATTTCTTCAACCAAACTCTCATATTTCAAGATATTATTCTGACCTTTATGAACATTTTTTAGAGCATTTTCATTCAAGCTTTCAAATCCAATAAATAAACTTTCACATCCGGAAAGAGCCATTTCATCCAGCAAATCAAGCATATCGACTATGTTTGCCGAAACTGCCGCATTCCATTTTAATCCCATGGGTCTTATCGCTCTGACAAATTCTAATGTCCACTTGGGATTACCAATAAAATTGTCATCTATGAACATTATATGTCTCTTACCGATTGTTTTTATGTCTGTAATTACATCTTTAATTGGTCTGTTAATATATAATTTTTTGTATGCTTCACAACTGTTGTAACAAAAATCGCATTGAAACGGACATCCTCTACTTGTACTGATAATATTACAGTATAAGTACTTTTTCATATCTATCAAATGATATCCTGGTGAAATAATCTCACTACCTTTAATTTCGCTACTGCACCAATATATTTTTTTCAGTTTTCCATCCTGAAGATCTCGAATAATAGCAGGCCATGTTTTCTCCGCTAAACCAACAGATAGAACATCAAAGTATTTTTTTATTGCGTCTGGAAATGCAGTAATATGTATACCCCCTGCTACAACAGAAATGCCCTTACTTTGGTAGATCTTTGCAATTTCTGTTGCACGTATCATAACATCAACAGTGACAGTAATGCCTACAATATCTACCACTTCATTAAAATTGATATCTTCAATATTTTCATTCTCAATTATAACTGTATGTTCTTTATGAAGTATATTTGCTATTGTCAATAATCCGAGTGATGGGGCCATTCTAGTTTTCAGTTGCGTATCCATTGGCCTCATCATCATCCTCGGTTGTATCAACTTAATTATCATATCAGCATTTTTCCTCCAAAGTTCAGATTATACAAATTATCTTTGTGTTTATACTAGTGCACAATGTGATTTAACGTTTGCGTGTTCACGACGTTCATCAGATCACGCACTGATAACATAGAATATCTTAAGACTGAGGAATGTACTGAACATATTGTTATTCGAAGTTCGACTGTTATACAATTCTTGAATTAATCCATTCAACTATATCTTCAAAGGAATAATTATTTGATGCAACCCTTAACCCCAGAATAATTAACTCATCCTGTGAATATGTAATTTCTATCTTATTTAGTTTTAATAGTAATAGCATAGTTGAGATTCCGACTCTTTTGTTACCATCAACAAAAGCATGATTTGATATTAACGAATGGGTAATAGCAGATATTTTTTCTACATCAGATTTGTATAAATACTCCCCCTTGAAAGTGCTAAATCCTCTATTTAATGCACTATAGAGCAACTTTTCGTCTCTTATCCCCATGCTTCCACCTGTTTTTTCTATAATCTTTCGATGGAATACAGTCACATTGTCTATATTTATCGTCTCCACTATTTACTCAACTCCTCTAAAGCTATTTTATTATCTTCGATAATTTCATCCATAGCTTGTTCTAAGTTTTTCTGGCTTCTTACTTTCAAAAATTCAACAAAATCAATAACTTCTTTTTTCTTATCCTCTGAAAGTTCATTAAAATTTCTTATCAAGTCTTGAGCTAATGACATAACAGCACCTTCCTTTGCTTTAAGTAACTACATTATACTATATTCTATCATTTTTTTAAATCGTATTCAAATTTATAATATAGAGAATTTCATGTGATAATGGTCTTCTTAAATCTAATTCTTTTTTCTTCTTATCAAGTAAATCATACATACTGCCACTCGCCCCATTCAAATTGATATTATTATCTAATAATACTGTAAATTTCGTTGCAATCGTAACGCCCTCTATCTTCTACAAATTCACTACATGTAAATCCTCTACAATCCTCTTTATAACCTTAGCCTCTCTCTTGTGACAAGTAAAAAGAATTACCTGACGA from Firmicutes bacterium HGW-Firmicutes-1 encodes:
- a CDS encoding B12-binding domain-containing radical SAM protein: MIIKLIQPRMMMRPMDTQLKTRMAPSLGLLTIANILHKEHTVIIENENIEDINFNEVVDIVGITVTVDVMIRATEIAKIYQSKGISVVAGGIHITAFPDAIKKYFDVLSVGLAEKTWPAIIRDLQDGKLKKIYWCSSEIKGSEIISPGYHLIDMKKYLYCNIISTSRGCPFQCDFCYNSCEAYKKLYINRPIKDVITDIKTIGKRHIMFIDDNFIGNPKWTLEFVRAIRPMGLKWNAAVSANIVDMLDLLDEMALSGCESLFIGFESLNENALKNVHKGQNNILKYESLVEEIHKREIMINASFVFGLDEDDVTTFQTTLDWIVKNKIETVTSHILTPYPGTKVYDEFVKNGRITNFDFSKYNTANVVFKPQNMTAEELYNGYIWIYKQIYSTKNIFRRMPKTHKQRVAYFLFNFLYRKFGKATEKLCELITYERVGKIAEKLSYHL
- a CDS encoding type II toxin-antitoxin system death-on-curing family toxin — its product is MVETINIDNVTVFHRKIIEKTGGSMGIRDEKLLYSALNRGFSTFKGEYLYKSDVEKISAITHSLISNHAFVDGNKRVGISTMLLLLKLNKIEITYSQDELIILGLRVASNNYSFEDIVEWINSRIV
- a CDS encoding GNAT family N-acetyltransferase; its protein translation is MGMKMKTKDKNFTIRFAKEDDVGIILRFIRELAEYEDLLDQVVATEEVLYDALFRRRSAEVIIGEYNNEPIGFALFFHNFSTFLGQAGIYLEDLYIRPDMRGKGLGKIMISFLGKVAKERGCGRLEWWCLDWNESSINFYKNLGAVAMDEWTVYRISGEDLDNLAKDEE
- a CDS encoding GNAT family N-acetyltransferase is translated as MSSEYIIRLIRKEELRDLLNLYKHLENGDLELEDCKALYDLWDSIYEDPNLYYIVAEKDGLLVSTCTISIIKNLTRGMRFYGLIENVVTHSEHRNRGLGKSVLKMAVDIAKDNHCYKVMLLTGSKKKETLNFYKSAGFKDDVKTGFIIKL